The Paenibacillus sp. FSL R7-0345 DNA segment TGACCCTGTCGTTTCTGTCAGATGCCAGATAATCGAGAACTGCACCATCGATGAAGTCAGAATCGAGAAAATCTGACCGCTAAAGATAAAAGCGAATGTCCTCTTCCAGTGCATATGATTCATAAATTGTACCTCCCAAAAGTAAATGGATTTCGTTTCTGAAGCAGCTATGCCGTTAGTCAAAAAAAACAGACCCAAGTCCAGTGGGCTTGAGTCTGCTTGCTTTACGTGTCGGAACAGGGCATAGCCAAATAAGGCTCTGCATATAAACCGTCAGGATTACGGCCTATGTCCATACGTATAGATAAGCAACCCAAAAAAGCCCACCTTAATGGTGAAATTTGCTCTTTCGGGTACTCATCTCAAGCGCATGGATGGGGTCATAGCCGCAGTCCTCCTTTTCATAGTTAGCCGTATCTTATCATCGGTAACAGAAGCTGTCAAACCTAAAAAAGCGACAAAAAAAGCAGGCAAGCCAACGCTTACCCGCTCCTCTGAATAATTAGATTATTTAATGATTACATATTCCAAGCCTACGAGCTTAGCGTAGCTGACGATCTGGTCGGTAGTCAGGTTCAGGGAAACCACGGTGTGGTGGCCGCCGCCGTTCTCGATCCAGGCCTTCACTCCGTCCTGGAAGTTAGGCTTAACCTTCCACAGAACACGCGCTACCGGAAGGTTAGGAGCCGCAACCTCAGGCTCAAAGGCTTCCACTTCATTGATCAGCAGCTTGTAGTGTGTGCCGAAGTCTGCCATCGATACAACGACGCCTTCGCCTGCTTTGCCGTCAAATACGAGGCGGGCCGGATCTTCACGGTCGCCGATACCCAGCGGTGATACCAGCACCTTAGGCTTGCTGCTTGCCAGGCTTGGATCAACCTCAAGCATGTGGGACTGCAGAATCGCTTCCTTGCCTTCTGCCATTTCATACGTGTAATCTTCCATGAAGCCGGTGTTCACGTTATGGGCCATTACCTTCAGCAGGCGGTCAAGGGCAGCCGTCTTCCAGTCGCCTTCGCCGGCGAAGCCGTAGCCTTGTGCCATCAGGCGTTGTACGGCCAGACCCGGAAGCTGCTTCATGCCATGCAGGTCTTCAAAGTTCGATGTGAAGGCATTGTAGCCGCCGTTGTCCAGGAAACGCTTCAGGGCGATTTCGTAGCTGGCCTGAACCTTAACGCTCGCTTCCCATGCTTCCTTGCTGTAGCTGCCGTAATCGAAATCGTACTGCTCTGCATATTCAGCGAACAGGGCATTGATCTCTTCTTCCGTTACTTCGTTTACATAAGCAACAAGGTCGCCGATACCGAAGTAGTCAACGGTCCAGCCGAACTGGATCTGAGCTTCTACTTTATCGCCTTCGGTAACCCCTACATTGCGCATGTTGTCGCCGAAACGGGCAACCTTGATGTTGAAGCTCTCGTTGTAAGCAACCGCTACGTCCATCCACTCGGCAATTTGCTTCTGTACATTAGGGCGCTGCCAGTAGCCTACAACCACTTTATTCTGTTTGTTCAGGCGGGCATTGATGAAGCCGTACTCACGGTCACCATGGGCAGCCTGGTTAAGGTTCATGAAATCCATGTCGATCGTTGCCCAAGGAATGCTCTCATTGTACTGGGTAGCCAGGTGAAGAAGAGGCTTCTGCAGCAGCTTGGTGCCGCGGATCCACATTTTGGCCGGGGAGAAAGTGTGCATCCAGGTGATTACACCCGCAACCTCATCACGGTAGTTAACTTCCTTCATGATGGTGGTGATTTTGTCCGCGCTGACTGCCAGATCCTGCAATACAAGCGGGTAAGGCAGAACGCCGCTGTTATTCAGTGCATCGACCATTTCCTGGGCGTGGGCCTTAACTTCTCCGAGTGCTTCTTCTCCGTACAGATGCTGCGATCCAACAACGAACCAGAACTGCTTGTCACTAACTGTTGTCATTTATATTCATCCTCTTCTCTTAAATTGTGATAGTAGGGTAATCCGTACCCCCATATTACTTCTGGCCGTAGTAGGCATCCTTGCCGTGCTTGCGCAAATAGTGCTTATCCAGAATCCGCTGCGGCAGCTCCTCGGCGAAATGATTCAGCTCACGGGCAAAATGGTTCATCTTAGCCACTTCCTCCAGCACCACACTGTTCATAACAGCGGAATGGGCATCCTTGCCCCAGGTGAATGGTCCATGACCCTTCAGCAGTACGCCGGGAACCGCCATAATATCAATGCCCCGCTGCTCAAACGTCTCGATGATTACATGCCCTGTCTCTGCTTCATACCCGCGGTCAATCTCCTCTTGTGTGAGGAACCGGGTACAAGGTACAGCGCCGTAGAAGGTGTCAGCATGTGTAGTTCCCATAACCGGAACATCAAGGCCCGCCTGCGCCCAGACGGTTGCCCACATGGAGTGCGTATGCACAATGCCGCCGATTTCCTTATAATGCTTATACAGCACAGCGTGGGTCGGTGTATCTGAGGAAGGTCTAAGATCGCCCTCAACAACGTTACCGTCAAAATCGACAACGACCATATCGCTGGCTTTCATTTTCTCATAGCTGACTCCGCTTGGTTTAATGACGAACAGGTTACGCTCACGGTCAACCGCGCTGACATTACCCCAGGTGTACTTGATAAGTCCTTGCTTAGGCAGATCCAGATTGGCCTGGAATACCTCTTCCTTCAATTGCTCTAACACATTAACCCCTCCCGTTCTCTACCAGATGATCTACAGCAGCCTGCTCAATCGCCAGTCCTTCCACATACCGCTCCATAAAGAGCTCAAAGCCCTTAACGTCAGCTGCATCCGGATGAATGACCTGTCCTTCCGTATCCTTAAATACCTTGTTATCGAGAAAATCGTCCAGACGCTCCTGCTGCTCCCTGTTCTGCATGAACGCGGCCAGAATCGCCATCCCCCAGGCACCGCCCTCGCTGGCTGTTGCCATTACGGAGACAGGTACGTTCATCGAGGCTGCCACGATCTTTTGACCGACCACAGGTGTTTTGAATAAGCCGCCGTGCGCCAGAATGCTGTCAATTGCGACATTCTCCTTCTTCGTGAGGATGTCCATCCCGATCTTCAGCGCGGCAAAAGCGGTAAACAGGTGCGTACGCATAAAGTTAGCCAGATTGAAGCGGCTCTCAGGCGAGCGTACGAAGAGAGGGCGTCCCTTCTCGATGCCTGTAATATTTTCCCCGGAAAAATAACCGTAGCTCAGCAGACCGCCGCCGTCGGCATCTGCCTCAAGCGCCTTGCCAAACAGCACGCTGAACAGCTTGCCGGAATCCGCCTGGAAGCCCATAGCCTCCGCAAATTCACGGAACAGGCCAACCCATGCGTTGATGTCACTGGAGCAGTTATTCGCATGCACCATCCCTACCGGACTGCCGTCCGGCGTAGTAACCATATCAATCTCCGGATACACGGTGGACAGATCGTTCTCTAGCACGATCATCGCGAATACGGAGGTACCTACAGAGATGTTACCGGTGCGTTTTCTTACACTATTAGTAGCAACCATGCCTGTTCCGGCATCCCCCTCAGGAGGGCACAGCGGAATACCTGCCTGCAAGTCCCCGGACACGTCCAGAATCGCAGCACCCGCTTCAGTTAGTACGCCTGCATGCTCGCCTGCATGATACACCTTTGGCAAAAGCTCTCCAAGCTTCAAAGAATAGCCCTTAGCCGCTGTCAGCTCGTCGAACTGCTTTACCATTGCCGGATTGTAATCCTGCGCAGCTTCATCAATCGGGAAAATCCCCGAAGCATCGCCGATGCCGATCGCTTTAGTTCCGGTCAGCAGCCAGTGGATGTACCCGGCCAGTGTGGTTACAAAATCAACGTCCGGCACATGCTCTTCCTTGTTAAGAATCGCCTGATACAGATGGGCAATGCTCCACCGTTCAGGGATGTTGAACTGGAATGCCTCAGTAAGCTCCTTGGCCGCAGCTCCGGTTGTCGCATTGCGCCAGGTCCGGAACGGAACCAGCAGCTCTCCCTTGCTGTCAAAAGCCATATATCCGTGCATCATGGCCGAGAATCCGATCGACCCCACCTTGCTCAGGGTGACTTCGTATTTCTGCTGTACTTCCTGCTTCAATTCACTGTAGG contains these protein-coding regions:
- the araA gene encoding L-arabinose isomerase; this encodes MTTVSDKQFWFVVGSQHLYGEEALGEVKAHAQEMVDALNNSGVLPYPLVLQDLAVSADKITTIMKEVNYRDEVAGVITWMHTFSPAKMWIRGTKLLQKPLLHLATQYNESIPWATIDMDFMNLNQAAHGDREYGFINARLNKQNKVVVGYWQRPNVQKQIAEWMDVAVAYNESFNIKVARFGDNMRNVGVTEGDKVEAQIQFGWTVDYFGIGDLVAYVNEVTEEEINALFAEYAEQYDFDYGSYSKEAWEASVKVQASYEIALKRFLDNGGYNAFTSNFEDLHGMKQLPGLAVQRLMAQGYGFAGEGDWKTAALDRLLKVMAHNVNTGFMEDYTYEMAEGKEAILQSHMLEVDPSLASSKPKVLVSPLGIGDREDPARLVFDGKAGEGVVVSMADFGTHYKLLINEVEAFEPEVAAPNLPVARVLWKVKPNFQDGVKAWIENGGGHHTVVSLNLTTDQIVSYAKLVGLEYVIIK
- a CDS encoding FGGY-family carbohydrate kinase — translated: MDQNIRQAILEGGTSLGIEFGSTRIKAVLIDRKFETVASGSYEWENQLVDGYWTYDLNDIIKGLQTAYSELKQEVQQKYEVTLSKVGSIGFSAMMHGYMAFDSKGELLVPFRTWRNATTGAAAKELTEAFQFNIPERWSIAHLYQAILNKEEHVPDVDFVTTLAGYIHWLLTGTKAIGIGDASGIFPIDEAAQDYNPAMVKQFDELTAAKGYSLKLGELLPKVYHAGEHAGVLTEAGAAILDVSGDLQAGIPLCPPEGDAGTGMVATNSVRKRTGNISVGTSVFAMIVLENDLSTVYPEIDMVTTPDGSPVGMVHANNCSSDINAWVGLFREFAEAMGFQADSGKLFSVLFGKALEADADGGGLLSYGYFSGENITGIEKGRPLFVRSPESRFNLANFMRTHLFTAFAALKIGMDILTKKENVAIDSILAHGGLFKTPVVGQKIVAASMNVPVSVMATASEGGAWGMAILAAFMQNREQQERLDDFLDNKVFKDTEGQVIHPDAADVKGFELFMERYVEGLAIEQAAVDHLVENGRG
- a CDS encoding L-ribulose-5-phosphate 4-epimerase, with protein sequence MLEQLKEEVFQANLDLPKQGLIKYTWGNVSAVDRERNLFVIKPSGVSYEKMKASDMVVVDFDGNVVEGDLRPSSDTPTHAVLYKHYKEIGGIVHTHSMWATVWAQAGLDVPVMGTTHADTFYGAVPCTRFLTQEEIDRGYEAETGHVIIETFEQRGIDIMAVPGVLLKGHGPFTWGKDAHSAVMNSVVLEEVAKMNHFARELNHFAEELPQRILDKHYLRKHGKDAYYGQK